TGAGTTTGAGCGCAATGCGGGCCACATGAGCGCCTTGGAAGCGGGCGCCAGCCAATTCGTTCTCGCTTGGCATCCGTTCGCCCTGTCCACCGGTAATGGTGGTCGCGCCATAAGGACTGCCCCCGGTCACTTCCGCAAAGCCCATTTGCCCGGCAAAGGCGTACGGCAACCCCACGACGATCATCCCCTGATGCAACAGCGTGGTGTGGAAACTGAGGATGGTCGACTCCTGGCCGCCATGCTGGGTCGCGGAACTGCAGAAAACGCTGCCAGGCTTCCCGACAAGCGCACCTTTCATCCAAAGCCCACCCGTGCTATCCAGGAACTGACGCATCTGACCGCACATATTGCCAAACCGGGTCGGTACCCCGAATATGATGGCATCCGCCGCAACCAGGTCATCGGTCGTTACCACCGGGACATGCGCCATGCGTTTCTGGGCATCAATCGCGCCCATCTTACCCAACACCTCGTCCGAAAGGGTTTCCGGCACCCGCTTGATGATGGCCTTGCAACCGGCTACTTCGCGTACGCCTTCTGCCACCGCTTCCGCCATCTTGTAGATATGTCCATACAAACTGTACTCAACAATTAAAACGTTACTCATAGTCACATCCTTTCGGTTCTTGTTCTTACTCGTAATCGCACTCCTGTATATACGTCAGGCACGTATTCACGAGTTACATCGTAGAGAGTTACGATCAAAAAGCAAGGGCAAGAACAAAAAAACAAGCGTCCCTTACCCGATGGCCACGGAACCGGTTTCGCCGGTGCGGATCCGCAGGCACTCATGCATGTCGAATACGAAGATTTTACCATCCCCGGTCCGCCCGGTCCGCGCCCCTTCCGTAATGGCATCCATGGCCGGTTTCACGAACTCATCGTTGACGGCAATCTCAAGTTTCACCTTCTTCAGCAGGGTGCCCGCCTCCTTATGACTCCGGTACACCTCGGCGATGCCCTTCTGCCGGCCCCGTCCCACCACATTGGAAACGGTCACCAATTGAATGTCTTTCTTCAACAACAGGGCCAACACCTCGTCCAATCGATCCGGCTGAATAATCGCGATAATGTATTTCATGATTTCTCCTCATTAATCCAATACGGTATATCCTGACTCACGATGCTGGGTGAGATCCAGTCCAATCGCCTCTTCATGCTCCTTCACGCGCAAACCGATGACAAAGTCCACCACCTTGAACAAAACCAGCGACATCACAAACGAATAGGCCATGGTGATGCCCACCGCCTTGAGCTGGATCCACAGCTGCATCGGATTGCCATAGAACAGGCCGCTAACGCCGGCCGGATTGACGGACCGGGTGGCCCAGATGCCCACCGCGATGGTACCCCAGATACCCCCGATCCCATGAACCCCGAAGGCGTCCAGCGAATCATCATACTGGTATTTCGCCTTGAGAGCGGTCACCGCCAGCCAGCAGATAATCCCGGACAGCAGACCGATCCAGATAGCCCCCGATACCGCCACATAGCCCGCCCCGGGCGTGACCGCCGCCAGCCCTGCCACGGCCCCGGTGATCATTCCCAGCGTCGTCGGCTTGCCAAATTTCACCCAGTCCAGAATCGACCAGACCAGGCCCGCCGCCGCCCCGGCAATATGGGTGCACATAAACGCGCTGACGGCCACGTGATTGGCGGCCAGGGCACTTCCCGCATTAAACCCGAACCAACCGAACCACAGCAACCCGGCACCCAGCACGGCCACCGGCAGATTATGCGGCGGCGAAATCGCATCCGGGAATCCCTTGCGTTTACCCAATACAATCACCGCGGCCAGCGCGGCCATACCGGCATTGATATGGACCACAATCCCGCCGGCAAAATCCACAGCCCCCATCCCCCCCTGGGTGCCCAGGAAGCCGCCCTGTCCCCAGACCCAATGCGCCACGGGGTCATACACCAGGGTGGTCCACAAAATACTGAACACCACAAAGGCGGCAAAGCGCATGCGCTCGGCAAAGGCCCCGATGATCAGGGCCGGCGTAATCACCGCAAACATCATTTGAAAGATCACGAAGGCGGTGTGGGGCACCGTGGGGGCATAAGAGGAGGCCTCCATTCCCACATTCTTCAGCCCCACCCAATCCAGGCTTCCCACGATGCCAAACAGGTCAGGACCAAAGGATAAGCTGTACCCGCAAAAAACCCATTGCAGACTGATGACACTCAGCATCATGAAGCACTGCATCAGAATGGAGAGCACGTTCTTCCGTCGAACCAGACCTCCATAAAAGAAGGCCAGTCCTGGCGTCATCAGCATCACCAAGGCGGCTGATAACAACACCCAGACCGTATCGGCCCCATTAATTCCCGGACCCACGCCGGCAGACGTCGCAATCGAAACCTGATCCCCGGCCCATAACACCGCCGGCATCAATCCTGCCATCACCACCACAAACCCCAGCCAACGTTTTGTTAACCACATGCCCGGATCCCCTCTGCTTTCACATGCTATTGCTCAGCCATTCCCACATCCATGTCGGATTAAGTCAGCCTCACGCCCTTTACCGACCCTCATTTGCACAGACCTCGTTTGTAACAGCAAAGGTTGTACCAACTGAAAAAATATCTCTCTTAAAAATCAGGAACAAGGAAGGGGTTTGAGTTTTAACATATTGAATTCGAATAAGTTAAATCAGATGAATTTTTAATTAATAATACTGCTGCCAACATCATAGCCAACCTGAGGCGAAAATATTGCCTACAATTTTGTAGCATAAAACTTAAACACGACATATTTGAATAGATTATCAATGTCATTGATGATGTAATCCGGCAATACACAAAACTGGAGACACGCATGCAACCCATGACCGGAAAAGAACGCTTCACCAATACCTTGGCCCTCAAACCCGTGGATCACAGCCCCTGTCACGAGGATCTCTGGCCCGAAACCCATCAGTTATGGAAAGACACCGGCTTGCTTAAAGGTGATTATATCGAACAGTTCAAACTGGACCTGCGTTGCGGCGGTTGGCCCAACAATACCGTCGACCTTGATTTCAAGCCGGTCGTGCTCGAAGAGACGGACGACACCCAGCTCATCCTGGATGGCAATGGGGCCCAGCTCCGCCGCCACAAAAAACATTCCGCCACCCCGGAGCATGTCAACTTCAGCGTCACCGAACGCAGTACCTGGGCGGAAAAGGCCAAACCGTTCCTGATCGGAACCGACCGGCGCCGCATCGCTTTCGAGAACTACCGGACCACCCGCGCCCAAGCTCATAAAAACCAGGAATTCTACTGCTGGTCCGGAATCGGGCCGTTTGAGATGATCCACCCGCTCTGCGGACACGAACATATGCTGGTGGGCATGGCGCTGGATCCGGACTGGGTCAAAGACATGGTCATGACCTATGTAGACCTGACCATCCGGCACCTTGAAGTCCTCTTCGCCGAGGAAGGTCTTCCCGATGGTGCCTTTATCTACGAGGACATGGGATTCAAGGAACGGCCCTTCATGTCACCGGAAATGTATGCGGAGATCATTGAGCCCGGTCATAAACGCATGTTCGACTTTTTCCACGGAAAGGGCCTGAAGGTCATCGTGCACTCCTGTGGATTTATCGAGCCGCTCGTGCCGGGCTTGATCCGCGCCGGCATGAACTGCCTGCAGGCCATGGAGGTCAAGGCCGGGATGAACCTTCCCCGCCTGGCGAAACAATACGGTAAACAGATCGCCTTTTTCGGCGGCGTCGACGCCCGTGCCCTCATCAGCAATGACCGGGCGATCCTTGATGCGGAAATGGACCGGACCATTGGCGCCCTTATGGATATGGACTGCAGCTATGTGATCCACTCCGACCATTCGATCCCGCCCGAGGTGAAGTTCGAGACCCTGGAATACTTTTTCGAGCGCGGCCGCCGTATGACCGCCCATCGGTAAGATGAGGAGGATGCTGAGGAGATTTGGGAGTTGCGCGAT
The sequence above is a segment of the bacterium genome. Coding sequences within it:
- the wrbA gene encoding NAD(P)H:quinone oxidoreductase gives rise to the protein MSNVLIVEYSLYGHIYKMAEAVAEGVREVAGCKAIIKRVPETLSDEVLGKMGAIDAQKRMAHVPVVTTDDLVAADAIIFGVPTRFGNMCGQMRQFLDSTGGLWMKGALVGKPGSVFCSSATQHGGQESTILSFHTTLLHQGMIVVGLPYAFAGQMGFAEVTGGSPYGATTITGGQGERMPSENELAGARFQGAHVARIALKLKA
- a CDS encoding uroporphyrinogen decarboxylase family protein; protein product: MQPMTGKERFTNTLALKPVDHSPCHEDLWPETHQLWKDTGLLKGDYIEQFKLDLRCGGWPNNTVDLDFKPVVLEETDDTQLILDGNGAQLRRHKKHSATPEHVNFSVTERSTWAEKAKPFLIGTDRRRIAFENYRTTRAQAHKNQEFYCWSGIGPFEMIHPLCGHEHMLVGMALDPDWVKDMVMTYVDLTIRHLEVLFAEEGLPDGAFIYEDMGFKERPFMSPEMYAEIIEPGHKRMFDFFHGKGLKVIVHSCGFIEPLVPGLIRAGMNCLQAMEVKAGMNLPRLAKQYGKQIAFFGGVDARALISNDRAILDAEMDRTIGALMDMDCSYVIHSDHSIPPEVKFETLEYFFERGRRMTAHR
- a CDS encoding ammonium transporter, with product MWLTKRWLGFVVVMAGLMPAVLWAGDQVSIATSAGVGPGINGADTVWVLLSAALVMLMTPGLAFFYGGLVRRKNVLSILMQCFMMLSVISLQWVFCGYSLSFGPDLFGIVGSLDWVGLKNVGMEASSYAPTVPHTAFVIFQMMFAVITPALIIGAFAERMRFAAFVVFSILWTTLVYDPVAHWVWGQGGFLGTQGGMGAVDFAGGIVVHINAGMAALAAVIVLGKRKGFPDAISPPHNLPVAVLGAGLLWFGWFGFNAGSALAANHVAVSAFMCTHIAGAAAGLVWSILDWVKFGKPTTLGMITGAVAGLAAVTPGAGYVAVSGAIWIGLLSGIICWLAVTALKAKYQYDDSLDAFGVHGIGGIWGTIAVGIWATRSVNPAGVSGLFYGNPMQLWIQLKAVGITMAYSFVMSLVLFKVVDFVIGLRVKEHEEAIGLDLTQHRESGYTVLD
- a CDS encoding P-II family nitrogen regulator; the encoded protein is MKYIIAIIQPDRLDEVLALLLKKDIQLVTVSNVVGRGRQKGIAEVYRSHKEAGTLLKKVKLEIAVNDEFVKPAMDAITEGARTGRTGDGKIFVFDMHECLRIRTGETGSVAIG